The sequence catatggctttataaaatattatcgaTGAAAAATTTAGTCcattattatacatatatatatatataatattatattataaaattatagatgGTTGGCTATATGTATTGTTGACTTTCTATAAAAAGATCAGGCAGCCAAGccttttcaataaaaataaaagccgACAACAAGAAAGAATCGTCCGCGTCCAAAGTAATGGATTAGGTCAATAATGATAACTGACTGCATTATATTGTGATGAACTAGGATAaacttttacatatattttacctagtgatttataaaaaaatactaattatataataacacaaaataatgtcttaatattgattaatttattttttattattaattacttataatattttaaacatattaattatatattttactttaaatagaaaattcttacaactattattattaaatatttttcatttaatcaatattttaattttacttttataactttttaaacaattttaatttttgacttaataaacacttgaattttatattttgataatattgaaacgaataatacataaatatatatgaacaAGTTGGATAATGCTACATATCagaaaatagttaaatatcacaaaaaaaatattaattaaagtgtCAGTATCCAAATATGCATTTCGCCGGTTCCCTAGCTATATAAGAAGGATGATTATTTGTACAAAGTATACCATCACCCTTTCTTTCCTAAGCCTAAGTTCAAAGTCCAAAATGGCAGAAGATTTGAAGCTAATTCGTTCAGAGTTTTGTCCATACTGTCTCAGAATAGTGCTAGCCGTGGTTATGAAAAGGTTACAAGGTCGGGTAGAGGAAGAAGACCTCTCCAACAAGAGTGCTTTACTTCTTGAATCCAACCCAGTTTATAAAAAAGTTCCAGTGCTTATACACAATGGAAAAGCCATTGCAGAATCACTTGTCATCCTTGAGTACATCGACGAAACCTGGCCAGAACCTCCTCTCTTGCCTAAAGATCCTCAAGAAAGAGCCAACGCTCGTTTCTTCGCTAAATTTGTAGACGAAAAGGTAAACAGATGTTCTGGGCTGTGCCCTTCGTGTATTTACTAGAGTAAGATGGTTTGGTATAATTTGATATGCTTTTTATGCAGATCGTGCCAACTGCTGACAAGGTATTAACAGCAAAAGAAGAGGAGAAAGATGGGATCCTTAAAGAACTCCATGAGCAGATGATGTTTATTGAGAAAGAGTTAATAAGACTGGAAAGTGTTGGAGATGGGCGTCTTGGGTACTTTGACATTGTGGTGTACTTCATTTTCTATGAGTTCCTGCTCATCAAACAAGTTACAGGAATAGAATTGATCGATTTTGATAAGCTTCCAGCTATAACCCAGTGGATGGGGTTGCTTGGTGAGGTGTCTACAATCAGCATGTATTGCCTGCCTCCAGAATACAAATATATTGATTCCATTAGAGCTCGCATTGAAGCTGCAAAATCTGCTTCTGAATAGAGAGCAGAGTGCCGCTGCAGTTATTACTTTCACCATTCTGAAATAAATTGAtgctttcttttgttctttttccttgtGTGTGATACTTATGTTTGTCACCTCaagcaataataattaattaccaGCCTTGGAGTTGTCCAGGTGAAGAAGATTTTAATCTACACAAgattattatatctttttttagttaatttttattttttatcataaatagGATAATAAGTTAATTACAGAAAATAACCAGTAAATTATATTGGCTATCACTAAATTTTACACtcagaaacaaaaaagatgtcaaaccttcaatttgtaattatataatgtaagcaattaaaaaatagcGGAAGAAATTTAACCCTCGTACCATCTTCGATTTGTAAATACTAAGAAGATATagagtttaaatatttttatccgttattcattaatattaataaaaatttatttattgacgGATATATAAATGAGATTTTACTCTATCTATAATCAACATATATAAACTTGTGGATAAAGagaataagataaattatctaaaaagtcgtattaaattaaaactaaattttcttataatatgttattttaatagttgattattgatataattattatatacacatatatacataatttcaCTAGTATTTttcattgttttcttttaaaatatgaagGCTAATTAAGGTTTATTTTTACCACAAGCAATATTAATAGTGATTTAAGTGCCTCATTTGCATAATCACATAAACTATATTGTTTAGCAGTAACATTTCTCTGTGGCCAAATCCTTCCTACGCAAACCtttaaacatttaatttttttttgaaacattaatatttaatattaattattgctAAGAAcgtaattcaatttaattttttttccttcgaAAAACTCactattttaatcttttaatttctttaatttatttttttcctttatattGTGATTTTTAAAGCATTGGTTGTTTCTTAATAGGACctctaaaaataacttatgaatacatttaaacttttcttattgatattattttcgtgtaatggaaataaaaaaaaaaactattatcCAATATGATATGAATGTGGCATATTTCTTGGTTATTTCCAATTTCATATTGCTATACGGGCGGCTCcatctataataataataataagaaatggTCTTCATGCATTATGTCCATACTGATAACCTAGTGGCATATAAGAATGAGGTACAATAtgatgatttttctttcttttttatgcttgtatccttttaaaataataattttacttttttaaaaagaaatttcttcttaattaaatgtgatttaattagtttaaaatattatcaaccTTATATTTGAAAAACCACAAATAAGCTTTTCATTAATGAAAAAACACTTCAGCCTATAACTAAAAAGCAAACATGATGGCATTAACTTCAGCCTCATTGGATTGGATAACCCCAAAGGGACATgagaaaatagaataaaactGGCCTGAATGGTTCCTAAGAACACCTCCTTTGGCCAACAAACCTAAAAGGTAAAGAAAACTTTATGACATCCTTCAAAGATTCTAAACTATTTTTGCAACAaaagtaattgataaatcattattatgatttgtttgttttcaaatctgtttttctccttttttctgtaatttgtaaaatgttgattttctatttataggagttcgataaaaataataaaaaaaaactttaatttttttatacatactatttttttagtgggaagaaaatatttataattcaatacGATATAATATGCATATCGACCACATGGATAattataagtatttaatatttggaattgcaattttcttataaggaaattaagtaataaaaaagtcaatgataattttattatactctCTGTTTGTAATGCAAtttgagtttcttttttcttttcctttttttttcctaagaaagaaattaataaataaataaactaaatttaatgCGCATTATAGTAAAAGTATTAGTTTTGAAATTAACAAATGCATAAGAAAGTTAGAGTTAATTTCTtctctataatttttaatctattaatatcatttaaatgtcattttctttttttagtaaaaGATTGAACCCGGAagtttctcttattaaaataagGTTCAAAGGCccaagaaatttttaaaattctttgaaAGACAAGGAGGATTCTagaaatattctaaaataatctaaaaatatgtagaatatatatataagtatagAATTGAATAGAATAACAACAACAAGACATCTCAACTAGGTTGGCACATCTTTAGTATCTACATcatttaaatatcttaatttattaaaagaccGAATAAACATTTTGATTGGATATGTGATAAATATCGttaagtaattaataaatgatattgcctcaaataaagaattaaaaattaagattaaagATATTCAAAATTCTTAAGTTTGTTTGGTAGGAAATTATGAATATAGTTTTCACAATTAGATCCtaatatttaagttatttttcaaatatttctatttttctctaaGTATTAATTTGTGCGTGCGTCACatatatctttaattattatgatttatttgttctctaatttatttttctctcttttttttctataatttataaaacacAATGTTTTTTTtgtaagagagaaaaaaaaataacttatcaaagcaattatattcttttagtcATACTAACTTTGTATAATggttataaaagaatttatattttaatatgatataaaaataattcaacttatactttttatattcaCCAATTTGGTAATCGTAATTACCTAAGCTTAGAAAATATAACTATTCTATaagcaaataagtaaataaaaagtcAATTAGAAGTGCAATCTGTTAGGGGAATGCAATTACAATTTTTGCTTAAAAGATCTatcaatgaataaaagaaatttgatgCATAATAAAAGTATGAGTTCTAAAACAACTCATACATAAGAAAGTTGgagtttaattttttctcttaatttaatgtgatataaattttcttaatttattaaaaaattgaataaacgTTTcgattaacttttttttaacttGCTATAACACCTgactataaaaaaatctttcaataataatttaacaaaggtatcattatagaatttataaaaaaataattttcattaatttacaATGGCAAGACTTAACAACTTTTTCATTTTGGTGCTTCTAACTCATGCTGGTGttacaataattaatatatcaaaatttgcATTTGTACGTGATTTTGGAACACCAACACTGTCATAAGAGCCACTGTTTggactatttaaatatttgaatgaGTGTGCCgaaaaaatctcaaaaaagCGTGgaagaaaaattttcaaatcattctttttttgaaagatattATTACTTATAATTGTTATAGTGAGTTAATTTCGATAGAAAGAACTTGCCATGATAAAATAGTAAAGTACATTGTCCATGAACAAGAATTCCAAGCACATTTAGAAATGTACAAGAATTGCGTTGCTAAAGGTGAAGAAGTGTATAAGAATTGCGTTGCTACATCAGGACTACTTGCCCACtgaatgaaaatatgaaaaatttattattgtccGATCTATTCATAATATATGACGATCGATGGATATCATTGCcttaaataaagaattaaaataattgtactAGAACATTAAGATCAATCGTTGAGAGGaaattataaatctatttttcatAGTTGAATGctaatattcaaattttttaaaaatattttttttctcaacaTTAATAAGTACATGCGCCATAAATATTTCTGATTGCTTTATATTGGGCGCAGAAAAACTTTTAGGAAGGTTGCTACTCTAGCAACAATTTTCAACTagtattgtttaattaaaatcaaactttgaTATACAAAatgtttataatttcttttgtttccaCAATAGTGGAGTATCACAAGAAAATGAGAGAGGATTTTGACATACTacaaatatgataaaaatagaaataagtaaattaatttgaaaaatagcGCTCCAAAATGATTATTCTGgaggataaaaaaattaataggattaaaacaaacat comes from Ricinus communis isolate WT05 ecotype wild-type chromosome 5, ASM1957865v1, whole genome shotgun sequence and encodes:
- the LOC8287931 gene encoding glutathione S-transferase U7; the protein is MAEDLKLIRSEFCPYCLRIVLAVVMKRLQGRVEEEDLSNKSALLLESNPVYKKVPVLIHNGKAIAESLVILEYIDETWPEPPLLPKDPQERANARFFAKFVDEKIVPTADKVLTAKEEEKDGILKELHEQMMFIEKELIRLESVGDGRLGYFDIVVYFIFYEFLLIKQVTGIELIDFDKLPAITQWMGLLGEVSTISMYCLPPEYKYIDSIRARIEAAKSASE